A single region of the Streptococcus macedonicus ACA-DC 198 genome encodes:
- a CDS encoding Substrate-specific component PdxU of predicted pyridoxine ECF transporter, protein MKHLTTRQLVELSLYAALIFISVQFLRIPLGTQFVHFGNALVVVAVLLYGSRLGALVAAIGLGLFDVLNGYAAEVWITILESLIVCLVLHFVFEKLMHSDDKTRNIIIVGIVAAITKIISNLVKYTIINSIVGGLQFQVAFIAALVKIGGTFGSALVTIISVPILYPILKQIFSHHAQPKTISE, encoded by the coding sequence ATGAAACATCTCACTACACGTCAACTTGTCGAATTAAGCTTATATGCGGCTTTAATTTTCATCAGTGTCCAATTTTTGCGTATTCCTCTTGGAACTCAATTTGTCCATTTCGGAAATGCTTTAGTGGTTGTTGCAGTTTTACTTTACGGTTCACGATTAGGTGCATTAGTAGCAGCTATCGGACTAGGTTTATTCGATGTGTTAAATGGATATGCTGCAGAAGTTTGGATTACCATATTAGAGTCTTTAATAGTTTGTCTGGTTCTTCATTTTGTGTTTGAAAAATTAATGCACTCTGATGATAAAACGCGCAATATTATCATTGTTGGGATTGTTGCAGCGATAACAAAAATTATTAGCAACCTTGTCAAATACACGATTATCAATAGCATTGTCGGTGGTCTTCAGTTTCAAGTCGCTTTCATAGCAGCCTTGGTTAAAATCGGTGGCACATTCGGTTCAGCTCTGGTAACGATTATCTCTGTTCCAATTCTCTACCCAATTCTCAAACAAATCTTTTCACATCACGCACAACCCAAAACCATCTCTGAATGA
- a CDS encoding Pyridoxal kinase has product MKNPTKSVIVANDIVGLGKVALSTALPVLSACQIEVIPLPTVLLSSHTGGFENISITELNQATTGFLIQWNTINFSVDGLVTGYFKSQEQLHQIAKFAKQRKLAHFVDPIMADNGRLYAGYQQDFVTVMQQFCQNADVITPNITEACLLADVPYLGEDYTRKDIEELLLRLEKFYNKHVILTGVSFETGQIGLAHFNQQSGSVTYHMSKVYPHHFFGTGDLLCAVLGAGYFHGLSLDKTAEVALDFIDKTLQLTLELKRDLKLGLCYEPYLLDLAIQMKRLKEEKE; this is encoded by the coding sequence ATGAAGAATCCTACAAAGTCAGTTATTGTTGCCAATGATATTGTCGGTTTAGGCAAGGTCGCCTTATCAACGGCCTTACCTGTTTTGTCAGCTTGTCAGATTGAGGTCATTCCATTGCCAACAGTGCTTTTATCGTCGCATACAGGTGGTTTTGAAAATATCAGTATTACAGAATTGAATCAAGCGACAACAGGCTTTTTAATCCAGTGGAATACCATAAATTTTTCTGTTGATGGCTTGGTGACTGGTTATTTCAAATCTCAAGAACAATTGCATCAAATAGCAAAATTTGCTAAACAAAGAAAACTGGCACATTTTGTTGACCCTATCATGGCTGACAATGGGCGTTTGTATGCAGGCTATCAGCAAGATTTTGTGACCGTCATGCAGCAATTTTGCCAGAATGCTGATGTCATTACGCCAAACATTACTGAAGCTTGTTTACTAGCAGATGTTCCTTATCTCGGTGAAGATTATACAAGAAAAGATATTGAAGAATTGCTTTTAAGGCTAGAAAAATTTTATAATAAGCACGTGATTTTAACAGGTGTTTCTTTTGAAACAGGGCAAATCGGATTAGCACATTTCAATCAACAAAGCGGCAGCGTCACTTATCATATGTCTAAGGTTTATCCGCATCATTTTTTTGGGACAGGTGATTTATTGTGTGCTGTTTTAGGAGCTGGTTATTTTCATGGCTTATCGTTAGATAAAACAGCAGAAGTAGCGCTTGATTTTATTGATAAAACCTTGCAATTGACTTTAGAGTTGAAACGAGATTTGAAATTAGGACTTTGTTATGAACCTTATTTGTTGGATTTAGCCATTCAAATGAAGCGCTTGAAGGAGGAAAAAGAATGA